From a single Nocardioides panacis genomic region:
- a CDS encoding Calx-beta domain-containing protein, which produces MRLNVDTNPGNPDHTDDTVYFFPANNGAVVNGQWQSWDVTGGGLVDVNGDNGGDMTLDAYALAHPGAKLVNNRFDANHDGGAIALVTGGADGGSTDPQASGEYFVDRVVVGENGQDTLFDFGGSTETTGATSAVTVDPDNAHGWAKQAYDDDVYLASNQSFATGPATPPAGKGSLRFKLDNGTNPQRVELFRTPQYDGTPLRDLRTVKFSTFQRADAGNSTPQQPVYLRLSVSDDGTGGVDHTLFYFPTNNGAVAQSAWQAWDARTSGRWSIDADNGAADTVTLQDYVVSHPDATIVQNADSTAPTQPNGGVAFLVGGAGATQMNGEYFLDGITIGKVNIGTGSSNTASVFDLEPIPVVPAPTGGTTPTGGTTPAAKPTLSIGDTKVSEGNHGATLRFPVTLSRTATAPVTVRFSTSKGTATSGSDFRAATGTVTIPAGRTTGVANVRVVSDMVREASERMTVRLSSPSSNATVAHTTATGSIVNDDTRVQPSLVTATQHRVRATVNTVARAAHAPVKVYRVTKAGSKLVLNSHLNSTGRISSVLGQHYKPGTKVTMFATVKTAHGTYRSHRFTVTVRR; this is translated from the coding sequence ATGCGGCTGAACGTGGACACCAACCCCGGCAACCCCGACCACACGGACGACACCGTGTACTTCTTCCCGGCCAACAACGGCGCCGTCGTGAACGGCCAGTGGCAGAGCTGGGACGTCACCGGTGGCGGCCTGGTGGACGTGAACGGCGACAACGGCGGCGACATGACGCTGGACGCCTACGCCCTCGCCCACCCGGGCGCGAAGCTGGTCAACAACCGCTTCGACGCGAACCACGACGGTGGCGCGATCGCGCTCGTCACCGGCGGCGCGGACGGTGGCAGCACCGACCCCCAGGCCAGCGGCGAGTACTTCGTCGACCGGGTCGTCGTCGGCGAGAACGGGCAGGACACCCTGTTCGACTTCGGCGGCAGCACCGAGACCACCGGCGCGACGTCCGCGGTCACCGTCGACCCGGACAACGCCCACGGCTGGGCCAAGCAGGCCTACGACGACGACGTCTACCTGGCCTCCAACCAGTCCTTCGCCACCGGCCCGGCGACGCCGCCGGCCGGCAAGGGCAGCCTCCGCTTCAAGCTCGACAACGGCACCAACCCCCAGCGGGTCGAGCTGTTCCGCACCCCGCAGTACGACGGCACGCCGCTGCGCGACCTGCGCACGGTGAAGTTCAGCACCTTCCAGCGCGCGGACGCGGGCAACAGCACCCCCCAGCAGCCGGTCTACCTCCGCCTGAGCGTGAGCGACGACGGGACCGGCGGGGTGGACCACACGCTGTTCTACTTCCCCACCAACAACGGCGCCGTCGCGCAGAGCGCCTGGCAGGCATGGGACGCCCGGACGTCAGGCCGGTGGAGCATCGACGCCGACAACGGCGCCGCCGACACCGTGACGCTGCAGGACTACGTGGTGAGCCACCCCGACGCCACGATCGTCCAGAACGCCGACAGCACCGCCCCCACGCAGCCCAACGGCGGCGTGGCCTTCCTGGTCGGTGGCGCCGGTGCGACCCAGATGAACGGCGAGTACTTCCTCGACGGCATCACCATCGGCAAGGTGAACATCGGCACGGGTTCCTCGAACACCGCCTCGGTCTTCGACCTCGAGCCCATCCCGGTGGTCCCGGCCCCGACCGGTGGCACGACGCCCACCGGTGGCACGACGCCGGCCGCCAAGCCGACCCTCTCGATCGGCGACACGAAGGTGTCGGAGGGCAACCACGGCGCGACCCTGCGCTTCCCGGTGACGCTGAGCCGGACGGCCACCGCCCCGGTGACCGTGCGGTTCTCGACCTCCAAGGGCACCGCCACGTCGGGCAGCGACTTCCGCGCCGCCACCGGCACCGTCACCATCCCGGCCGGCCGCACGACCGGCGTGGCGAACGTCCGCGTGGTGTCCGACATGGTCCGCGAGGCCAGCGAGCGCATGACGGTCCGTCTGTCGTCGCCGAGCAGCAACGCCACCGTGGCGCACACGACCGCGACGGGCTCCATCGTCAACGACGACACGCGTGTCCAGCCCTCGCTCGTGACGGCGACGCAGCACCGGGTCCGCGCAACGGTCAACACCGTGGCCCGCGCTGCCCACGCGCCCGTCAAGGTCTACCGCGTCACGAAGGCCGGCTCGAAGCTCGTGCTGAACAGCCACCTGAACAGCACCGGCCGCATCTCCTCGGTTCTCGGGCAGCACTACAAGCCGGGCACCAAGGTCACCATGTTCGCGACCGTCAAGACCGCTCACGGCACCTACCGGTCCCACCGGTTCACCGTGACGGTGCGTCGCTGA
- the arfB gene encoding alternative ribosome rescue aminoacyl-tRNA hydrolase ArfB: MNGPLAFRGVEVPAAELAWRFSRSSGPGGQSVNTADSRVELSFDVARSPSLPDTLRARLLARLSHRLVDGVLTIAASEYRSQHRNREAARARLADLLSEASAPPAPKRRPTRPTRGSKERRLAGKKRRGETKALRRRPSD, from the coding sequence GTGAACGGCCCGCTGGCGTTCCGCGGCGTCGAGGTGCCGGCCGCCGAGCTCGCCTGGCGGTTCAGCCGCTCCAGCGGACCCGGCGGCCAGTCGGTCAACACCGCCGACTCCCGCGTCGAGCTGAGCTTCGACGTGGCCCGCTCCCCGTCCCTCCCGGACACGCTGCGCGCCCGGCTGCTGGCCCGGCTCTCGCACCGGCTCGTCGACGGCGTGCTGACCATCGCGGCGTCGGAGTACCGCTCCCAGCACCGCAACCGCGAGGCGGCCCGCGCCCGGCTCGCCGACCTGCTCAGCGAGGCCAGCGCTCCCCCGGCCCCGAAGCGCCGGCCGACGCGGCCGACCCGGGGCTCCAAGGAGCGCCGGCTCGCGGGCAAGAAGCGGCGCGGCGAGACCAAGGCGCTGCGCCGGCGACCGTCGGACTAG
- a CDS encoding pseudouridine-5'-phosphate glycosidase: MTTRDPALRLAIADEVSDAMSSGLGIVALESTIISHGLPTATSAATARRIEDAVRRGGAVPATVAVVDGTVRVGLSDDALVRVAEDEGVVKTSVRDLGPVVARGLVGATTVAATAYVARLAGIRVFATGGLGGVHRGARDTWDESADLAALAAAPVTVVCAGVKSILDVAATVERLETLSVPVLGYRTDSMPGFYVRDAGLPVPWRVESAAEVAEVMRARDALGLPQGMLVAQPVDAAEEMDLGLHERTLAEGLAEAGRRGVGGKDVTPFLLGWFHERTGGASLAANVALVLANAGLAAEIAADFAKS, from the coding sequence ATGACGACACGGGATCCCGCACTGCGTCTCGCCATCGCCGACGAGGTGTCCGACGCTATGTCATCGGGGCTCGGCATCGTGGCATTGGAGTCCACGATCATCAGCCACGGGCTGCCGACCGCGACCAGCGCCGCGACCGCGCGGCGGATCGAGGACGCCGTACGACGCGGGGGAGCGGTGCCCGCGACGGTCGCGGTCGTCGACGGCACGGTCCGGGTCGGGCTCTCCGACGACGCGCTGGTGCGGGTCGCGGAGGACGAGGGCGTGGTCAAGACCAGCGTCCGTGACCTGGGCCCGGTCGTCGCGCGCGGGCTGGTCGGCGCGACCACGGTGGCCGCCACGGCGTACGTCGCGAGGCTGGCCGGGATCCGGGTGTTCGCGACCGGCGGGCTCGGCGGCGTGCACCGGGGGGCCCGCGACACCTGGGACGAGTCGGCGGACCTGGCGGCCCTGGCCGCGGCGCCGGTCACCGTGGTGTGTGCCGGGGTGAAGTCGATCCTGGACGTGGCGGCCACCGTCGAGCGGCTGGAGACGCTGTCCGTGCCGGTGCTGGGCTACCGCACCGACTCGATGCCGGGCTTCTACGTGCGTGACGCGGGGCTGCCGGTGCCGTGGCGGGTCGAGTCGGCGGCCGAGGTCGCCGAGGTGATGCGGGCCCGCGACGCGCTCGGGCTGCCGCAGGGGATGCTCGTGGCCCAGCCGGTCGACGCCGCCGAGGAGATGGACCTCGGGCTGCACGAGCGGACCCTGGCCGAGGGCCTGGCCGAGGCCGGCCGGCGGGGCGTCGGCGGCAAGGACGTCACCCCGTTCCTGCTGGGTTGGTTCCACGAGCGCACCGGCGGCGCGAGCCTGGCCGCGAACGTCGCCCTGGTGCTGGCGAACGCGGGCCTGGCGGCGGAGATCGCCGCGGACTTCGCGAAGAGTTAG
- a CDS encoding endonuclease/exonuclease/phosphatase family protein — MTGLRVATYNLYLGADVALLFDAADLDQLAERVHVVRAQLAGTRFEERAVAVAAVLARERVDLVGLQEVSRWTTTPADGAEQVLVDFLPTLLAALDAAGAPYDAHAVNPNFGGALPVAGEGVFTLSGANVTLVRRGGPVEVVAETTGAYDARLDVPTGIEGVTFPVVRSWGRVDVRVAGRPVRFVNTHTEAYDAPVRDAQRDAVLAANAGTDAPVVLVGDLNARPDAVGVPAGWTDAWTRGAGDGFTCGQAPDLANAVSTLHERIDYVWVRGARVLGARTVGDREADRTAPHGLWPSDHAGVVADLDVG, encoded by the coding sequence ATGACCGGGCTGCGCGTCGCGACGTACAACCTCTACCTCGGCGCCGACGTGGCCCTGCTCTTCGACGCCGCCGACCTCGACCAGCTCGCCGAGCGGGTGCACGTGGTCCGGGCGCAGCTCGCGGGCACCCGCTTCGAGGAGCGCGCCGTGGCGGTGGCGGCGGTCCTGGCGCGGGAGCGCGTCGACCTCGTCGGCCTGCAGGAGGTGTCCCGGTGGACGACGACGCCGGCCGACGGCGCGGAGCAGGTGCTCGTCGACTTCCTCCCCACGCTGCTCGCGGCCCTCGACGCGGCGGGCGCGCCCTACGACGCGCACGCGGTCAACCCGAACTTCGGCGGCGCGCTGCCGGTCGCCGGCGAGGGCGTGTTCACGCTGTCCGGCGCGAACGTCACGCTGGTGCGCCGCGGCGGCCCCGTCGAGGTGGTCGCCGAGACCACCGGAGCGTACGACGCGCGGCTCGACGTCCCGACCGGCATCGAGGGCGTCACCTTCCCCGTGGTGCGCAGCTGGGGCCGCGTCGACGTCCGCGTCGCGGGTCGGCCGGTGCGCTTCGTGAACACCCACACCGAGGCGTACGACGCACCGGTCCGCGACGCGCAGCGCGACGCGGTGCTGGCCGCGAACGCCGGCACCGACGCACCGGTGGTCCTGGTCGGCGACCTCAACGCCCGGCCGGACGCGGTCGGCGTGCCCGCGGGCTGGACGGACGCATGGACGCGCGGCGCCGGGGACGGCTTCACCTGCGGGCAGGCGCCGGACCTCGCCAACGCGGTGAGCACGCTGCACGAGCGGATCGACTACGTGTGGGTGCGGGGCGCCCGGGTGCTCGGGGCCCGTACCGTCGGCGACCGCGAGGCGGACCGCACCGCCCCGCACGGGCTGTGGCCCTCGGACCACGCCGGCGTCGTGGCGGACCTGGACGTCGGCTGA
- a CDS encoding carbohydrate kinase family protein gives MLVACLGDVMLDVIVETSGALVEDDDTPARITFAAGGQAANVATWVVALGGRARVFGPRADTGSGHLVEQALTGLGVEVWGTPTGRTGSVVSLVTGGTRSMASDPGDLSWLDDVRSGPWLDGADWLFVSGYALLRTPDPQRVVETAAVARAHGTRIAVDLSSAAMVAEFGADRFSDLCRALRPAVVFATDTEWATSAGLFGAGQFAVLVLKHGPRGASFVLGDDTDERAPDAGPVVDVTGAGDALAAGYLVGGPDLAMGAAARCVAARGAQPEPEPEDAEA, from the coding sequence GTGCTGGTCGCGTGTCTGGGAGACGTGATGCTCGACGTGATCGTCGAGACGTCGGGCGCGCTGGTGGAGGACGACGACACCCCCGCGCGGATCACGTTCGCCGCCGGCGGGCAGGCCGCCAACGTGGCCACCTGGGTCGTCGCCCTCGGCGGCCGCGCCCGCGTGTTCGGCCCGCGCGCCGACACCGGTTCCGGTCACCTGGTGGAGCAGGCACTCACCGGCCTCGGGGTCGAGGTCTGGGGCACCCCCACCGGCCGCACCGGTTCGGTGGTGTCGCTGGTCACCGGGGGCACCCGGTCGATGGCCTCGGACCCCGGCGACCTCAGCTGGCTCGACGACGTGCGGTCGGGGCCCTGGCTGGACGGCGCCGACTGGCTGTTCGTCTCCGGCTACGCCCTGCTCCGCACCCCCGACCCGCAGCGCGTCGTGGAGACCGCCGCCGTGGCCCGCGCGCACGGCACCCGGATCGCCGTCGACCTGTCGTCGGCGGCGATGGTCGCCGAGTTCGGCGCCGACCGGTTCTCCGACCTGTGCCGCGCCCTGCGTCCGGCCGTGGTGTTCGCGACCGACACCGAGTGGGCCACCAGCGCCGGCCTGTTCGGGGCCGGCCAGTTCGCCGTGCTCGTCCTCAAGCACGGCCCCCGCGGGGCCTCCTTCGTCCTCGGGGACGACACCGACGAGCGGGCGCCCGACGCGGGGCCGGTGGTCGACGTGACCGGGGCGGGCGACGCGCTGGCCGCGGGCTACCTCGTCGGCGGCCCGGACCTCGCCATGGGCGCGGCCGCGCGGTGCGTCGCCGCACGCGGCGCCCAGCCCGAGCCCGAGCCCGAGGACGCCGAGGCGTGA